Proteins from one Quercus lobata isolate SW786 unplaced genomic scaffold, ValleyOak3.0 Primary Assembly Scq3eQI_116, whole genome shotgun sequence genomic window:
- the LOC115973386 gene encoding zinc finger BED domain-containing protein RICESLEEPER 2-like, with protein sequence MDGEEGFQLIPIAFTVEASRKALAKMVIIDEFPFRFVEGYEFQRYSTTVQPKLRIRGIPSCQTLARDVIGIYGVEREKLNGALKGHRVCLTTDTWTIIQNLNYMSLTFHFVDDDWKLHKRILNFCQVEDHKGKTIGRKIEMCLCEWGINGIFILTMNNANSTGATIKFLQTITKDWKGTVLEHEFLHMRCCAHILNLIMGDGLREIDASIAKVHEAMRYVKSSPNRNQTFMSFIERLGIESKSLLCLDVPTGWNSTYLMLETVEKFEKAFIQMDFENDSYSSYFMNKENSCGMGSPSGIDFQNFRTFVGFLKLFYNATKKFSGSLFVIANTFFDEMFVIQENIAYLSKYQNYLLKNMAMVDEMIELVRGTLVKLCDYYSCVDLPNVQVLSGSEGTHIEGESIGCSNPYAMVNSRFERCLEVEQFIGCSNEINKYLVENCESRRGM encoded by the exons ATGGATGGGGAGGAAGGGTTTCAGCTTATACCAATAGCCTTTACTGTTGAGGCTTCTAGAAAGGCACTCGCTAAAATGGTTATAATAGATGAGTTTCCTTTTAGGTTTGTTGAAGGGTATGAGTTTCAAAGATATTCGACAACCGTACAACCTAAGTTACGAATTAGGGGTATCCCATCTTGTCAAACTTTGGCTAGAGATGTGATTGGCATTTAtggtgttgagagagagaaactaaatGGCGCCTTGAAGGGTCATAGGGTGTGTCTTACTACGGATACATGGACTATTATTCAAAATCTGAATTATATGTCCCTTACATTTCATTTTGTTGATGATGATTGGAAGTTGCATAAGAGAATTCtaaatttttgtcaagttgaaGACCATAAGGGGAAGACTATAGGTAGAAAGATTGAAATGTGTTTGTGTGAGTGGGGTATTAATGGCATATTCATTTTAACAATGAACAATGCTAACTCAACTGGTGCCACCATTAAGTTTTTGCAAACTATAACTAAAGATTGGAAGGGGACTGTTTTAGAACATGAGTTCTTACACATGAGGTGTTGTGCACATATCCTAAATCTAATTATGGGGGATGGTTTGAGAGAAATTGATGCATCCATTGCGAAGGTGCATGAAGCTATGAGGTATGTGAAGTCCTCACCAAATAGGAATCAAacttttatgagttttattgaGAGATTAGGTATTGAGTCTAAGTCTCTTCTTTGTTTAGATGTACCAACAGGGTGGAACTCTACCTATCTCATGTTAGAAACGGTAGAAAAATTTGAGAAAGCATTCATACAAATGGACTTTGAAAATGATAGTTATTCTTCATACTTTATGAACAAGGAGAATAGTTGTGGTATGGGATCTCCTAGTGGTAttgatttccaaaattttaggacatttgtgggttttttgaAGCTTTTTTACAATGCAACGAAAAAGTTTTCAGGTTCTTTGTTTGTTATTGCAAACACCTTTTTTGATGAGATGTTTGTCATTCAAGAGAATATTGCCTATTTAAGTAAATATCAAAACTACCTCTTGAAAAACATGGCAA TGGTTGATGAGATGATTGAATTGGTGAGGGGTACCTTGGTCAAGTTGTGTGATTATTACTCTTGTGTTGATTTACCAAATGTACAAGTACTAAGTGGGAGTGAGGGGACACACATAGAAGGTGAGTCAATTGGTTGTAGCAATCCATATGCGATGGTTAATTCTAGGTTTGAGCGTTGCTTGGAGGTTGAGCAGTTCATAGGGTGTAGCAATGAGATCAACAAATATTTGgttgaaaattgtgaaagtAGAAGGGGGATGTGA